GCACCAGCCGGCCGCCGCGGCGGAGCGACCGGTGCGCCTGCTCCATCACGGTCGGGGAGGCGGCCGTGACGACGGCCACGTGCGCGCCGCCCAGCGCCTGCACCGCCTCGCCCGCGTCGCCCGCGCGCGCGTCCACCACCTCGTCGGCGCCGAGCTCCCGCGACAGGTCGAGCTTGGCGTCCTCGACGTCGACGGCGACGGTCCGGCTGCCGAACACGCGCGCGTACTGCAGGGCCAGGTGGCCGAGCCCGCCGATGCCGAACACCGCGACGGTCTCCGTCGGCTGCGGCGCCGCGACCTTCACCGCCTTGTACGTCGTGACCCCCGCGCACGTCAGGGGCGCCGCGTCGAGGGGGTCGACCCCGTCCGGCACCGGGACCGCGTAGGCGGCCGCGGCCACCACGTGGGTCGCGTAGCCGCCGTCACGGCCGAAGCCGGTGTTGACCTGCTGCTCGCAGAGCGTCTCCCAGCCGCTCACGCAGTACGAGCAGCGCCCGCACGCCGAGCCCAGCCACGGCAGCGCGACACGGGTGCCGACCTCGTGGACCACCGGCCCGGGGCCGACCGCCTCGACGACGCCGACGCCCTCGTGGCCGGGGACGAAGGGCGGGGTGGGCTTGGCCGGCCACTCGCCGCGGGCGGCGTGGATGTCGGTGTGGCACAGCCCGCTGGCCTCGATGCGCACGAGCACCTCCCCGGGGCCGGGCTCGGGAACCGGCCGCTGCTGCACGACGAGCGGTTCGCCGAGTGCCGGGACCACAGCCGCGGTGGCGGTGCCGCGCGCGGCCGGGACGCCGGCGACGGTCGGGGTGCTGCTGACGCTCGCGGCGCTGCTGACGGTCGGGGTGCTCGTCGTGCTCGTCGTGCCGGTCGGTGTGGTCATGGCTCCTCCTCGGTCGGGGCGCCCCGCGCGGGCGCACGCCCAGCCTCGCCGCGCGTCGACCCGTCCCCGCGGGACCAAGGTCCCTTCGTGCCCCGCCTTCGTGCCCAGCCTCAGTGGCCGGCCTCCGCCCACGAGCGGACGACCCGCACGTCGAGCGGGACGTCGACGGTGCCGTCCCCGAACAGCAGCCGGGTCGCCTCGTCGGCCGCGGCGCCGGCTGCCTCGGCGGTCGCGTCGGCGAGGTCGTCGGGGGTGTGCACGAGGACCTCGTCGTGCAGGAACATGACGAGCTCCGGTCGCCCCGTCCCACCCGTCAGGCCGTCGAGGCGCCCGCGCAGCAGAGCGAGCCAGGCCAGCGCCCACTCGGCTGCCGTGCCCTGCACGACGAAGTTGCGGGTGAACCGGCCCCACGCGCGACGCTCGCGCTCGTCGGTCCGTTCCCGCGGCACCCCCTCCACCGCGGGCGCCGTCCACGACCCGTTCGGCGCAGGGGAGCCCCGCCCGAGCAGCGTGGCCACCACCTCGCCCCGCTCGCCGGCCCGGGC
Above is a genomic segment from Aquipuribacter sp. SD81 containing:
- a CDS encoding zinc-dependent alcohol dehydrogenase, which codes for MTTPTGTTSTTSTPTVSSAASVSSTPTVAGVPAARGTATAAVVPALGEPLVVQQRPVPEPGPGEVLVRIEASGLCHTDIHAARGEWPAKPTPPFVPGHEGVGVVEAVGPGPVVHEVGTRVALPWLGSACGRCSYCVSGWETLCEQQVNTGFGRDGGYATHVVAAAAYAVPVPDGVDPLDAAPLTCAGVTTYKAVKVAAPQPTETVAVFGIGGLGHLALQYARVFGSRTVAVDVEDAKLDLSRELGADEVVDARAGDAGEAVQALGGAHVAVVTAASPTVMEQAHRSLRRGGRLVLVGLPEDNHMSLDVFRTVLLGITVIGSIVGTREDLAEVFRLHAQGRTRVVRETRRLEQVNECFEEILSGRVPARLVFEM